From the Jeongeupia sp. HS-3 genome, the window CCTTCTCGGTCTTCTTGGCGACTTGCGGCGCTTTTTCCGGCCGGCGCAGGCCGGTGGTGCGTTTTTCCAGCAGCGGTTCGAGCGCGATGCCGTCGATCAGGTCGACCGGGTCGAGCACATTGCCTTCGGACTTGGACATCTTCTTGCCCTCGCCGTCGCGCACCAGACCGTGCACGTAGACGTGGCTGAACGGCACCTTGCCGGTGAAGTGCTTGGTCATCATGATCATCCGGGCGACCCAGAAGAAAATGATGTCGTAACCGGTGACCAGCACGCTGGACGGCAGGAAAGCCTTCAGCTCGTTGGTGTCGTTCGGCCAGCCGAGGCTGGAGAACGGCACCAAGGCCGACGAGAACCAGGTGTCGAGCACGTCGTTGTCGCGGGTCAGCGGCTTGCCACCCGATTGCTTCAGCGCCTCTTCCTCGGTGCGTGCGACGTAGACCTTGCCCTCGGCGTCGTACCACGCCGGAATCTGGTGGCCCCACCACAGCTGGCGGCTGATGCACCAGTCCTGGATGTTCTTCAGCCACGCGTTATAGGTATTCACCCAGTCGCCCGGCACGAACTGCACTTCGCCGTTTTCGACGACTTCGAGCGCTTTTTCGGTGATGCTCTGGCCGGTTTCGTCCTGCTTGCTCATCGCCACAAACCACTGATCGGTCAGCATCGGTTCGATCACCGAACCGGTACGGTCGCCGCGCGGCACCATCAGCTTGTGTTTCTTGGCCTCTACGAGGAAGCCGCCGGCTTCGAGGTCGGCCAGCATTGCCTTGCGTGCATCGCGGGTCGACAGGCCGGCGTAGGCGGCCGGCAGTTCGATGCCGTCGTGCGCCGAGCCGTCAAAACCGAACACCTGCGCCTGCGGCAGGATGGTCGCGGTCAGGCTCATTACGTTGATCAGCTGGGTGTCGTGGCGCTTGCCGACCTGATAGTCGTTGAAGTCGTGCGCCGGGGTGATCTTGACGAAGCCGGTGCCGAAAGCCGCATCGACGTATTCGTCGGCGATCACCGGAATCTGCCGGCCGGTCAGCGGCAGCTCGAGCTGCTTGCCCAGCAGATGCTGGTAGCGCTCGTCTTCCGGGTTGATCGCGACGGCGACGTCGCCGAGCAGCGTTTCCGGCCGCGTCGTCGCGACGGTGACGAACTCGTCGCTACCGACGACGGGATAGTTGATGTGCCACATGTGGCCATCTTCTTCCTCGCTCACTACCTCGAGATCGGAGACGGCGGTGCCGAGCACCGGATCCCAGTTCACCAGACGCTTGCCGCGGTAGATCAGCCCCTGCTCGAACAGGCGCACGAACACTTCGGTCACCGTGCCCGACATCTTGTCGTCCATGGTGAAGTATTCGCGGCCCCAGTCGACCGACGCGCCCATGCGGCGCATCTGGCCGGTAATGATGTCGCCCGACTGTTTCTTCCAGTCCCAGACCTTCTCGATGAAGGCCGGGCGGCCGAGGTCGTGGCGGCTCACGCCCTGGGCATCAAGCTGGCGTTCGACGACGATCTGCGTCGCGATGCCGGCGTGGTCGGTGCCCGGCAGCCACAGCGTGTTGTCGCCGCGCATCCGGTGGTAGCGGGTCAGGCCGTCCATGATGGTCTGGTTGAACGCATGGCCCATGTGCAGCGTGCCGGTGACGTTCGGCGGCGGCAGCTGGATGCAGAACGATGGCGCGGCCATGTCCATGCTCGGGCTGAAGTAGTTCGCGCTTTCCCAACGCGGGTACCAGCTTGCCTCGATGGCGGCGGGTTCAAAGCTTTTGGCAAGCTGTTCGAGGGCGGTGGGTTCGGTAGCAGAGCTCATGGGTGGGCGGCTAGGCAATCAGTTGAATTGCCGGCAATTATACAGAGTCACCGGAGTCGCTGCGGCGCGGCTTGCAGCTTGGCGTTCCGTTGGTTTTGCCGGTAATCGTACCGATTGGGATTTCCCAAGGGGTAAGCCACAATGATAAAAGAGTAATTGTCTTGTTTGTCACCCCCTCAGGAGGTAATGCCCATGTCCAGTAATGGTGAAGCGAAACTGAATCAGGAAGTCTTGCTCGACGATCTGCGTAATGTGCTGGCCGAAACCGAGTCGATGCTCAAGGAGGTCGCCGGCGATGGCTCGGAGCAAGGCCGCGCGCTGCGTGAAAAGATCGCTGCCAACCTGTCGACCGCCAAGCAAAAGCTCGTTGAAACCGAACGCCTCGTGGCCGACAAGGCCAAGGTCGCCGCCAAGGCCACCGACACCTATGTGCACGAGAACCCGTGGACCGCAATCGGTGCGGCCGCCGGCGTGGCCTTCGTGCTGGGTTTGCTGATCTCGCGTCGTTAAATCGAACCCGCCGGCTTGCCTGCAGGCCGGCGTTTCGGGCATCGTGCCCGTCCCTAATCTGAGCCCGTGTCCAATACATGAGCGAAACCGAATCGGCTGGCAACCACGCCAGTCACCCCAATGTGCTTAAACGCTTGGCCGGTAGCGCGCTGGGTCTGCTGCATGCCCATCTGGGCATCCTGTCGATCGAAATCGAGGAAGCGCGCGAGCGGTTGCTGAAGACGCTGGTGCTCGGCATTCTCGGCGCCGGTCTGCTGCTGCTGGCACTGCTCGCGATCACGCTCGGTGCCATCCTGCTGGTGCCGGAGCCGTGGCGTATCTACACGGTGATTTCGCTGGTGCTGGCCTTCCTGCTGCTCGGCGCCGGCTGCCTGTGGTACGCGTGGAACGGCGTGCGTCATGCCAAGACGCCGTTCGCGCTGACAATCGAAGAGCTGCGCCGTGACAAGGAGCACTTTCTGCGATGAGTGATCCACGTCTGTCGGGGCGCGAGGCCCGCAAACAATTGCTGCAGCTCGAAGCCGAAACGCACCGGCTGCAAATCGCCGTATGCCTGACCGAAATCCGCGCGCCGCTGGCGCAGGGCAAGCGCGGGCTGTTGTGGCTGTCGATCCTGAAAAAGCTGCAGGGCAACGCCGGCGTGCTGATACTGGCGAGCAAGCTGTTCTCGAAGAAGTATCGCGTTCGCGGCATCGCGCAGATGCTGCCGGTGGCACTGGCCGCTTGGAAGGTGGCGCTGCTGCTGCGACGTTTGTTCAAGCGCAGTTAGCAGGTGCGCGTGGGCGATTCAGTACTACCGGTGCGCATTCGACGGGCGATGCCGGAAGACGCCGAAGGCATTCAGGGCTTGTACGCCGAGCTGGTCGGCAGTGCCGAGATCGCTGTCCAGCCCGAGCGGATTGCGCATATTGCCGGTGATGCCAATACCGCGCTCTTTGTTGCCGAAATTCAGGCACGCATTTGCGGCACCGCCTTGGTATCCCTGTGCAACGACGTCATGTTCAAGTCGCAACCGTTCGCGGTTGTTGAAAATGTGGTTGTCACTGCGGCCAGTCGAAGTGTCGGGGTTGGCCGTTTGCTGTTTGCCCATATCGAGGCGTTCTGCCTGGCTGCTGACTGTTCCAAGATCATGTTGCTGAGTTCTGCTGAACGAGCGGACGCGCACCGATTTTTTGAGCGTGCCGGTTTCACTGGGTCGACGAAACGCGGCTTCGTGAAATATCGGCGCCATTTTTCCGCGTCGCCGAATCAGCCGTAGCAGCGTTTTGTTGAGCTGGTGGTTAACCGGCTCTTGGAACCGAATGAAAAAAGCGCGGCCGAAGCCGCGCTTTTTTCATTCGGAGACGGTGAATCAGGCCGCCGCGCGGTGCCTTGCCGCAACCATATTCCCCGGCTTCAAGCGGCGCAGCGCCAGGCCGTCGCGGTTGAACACGTGAAATGCCGCGGCGGGGGCCGACAGCTCGATCTTGTCGCCGATATGCACGGCGCGCTCGCCGTCGCCGCGCACGACCACGTCCTGGCCGTTTTCCAGCGTCAAATACAGGTAGTTGGCTTCGCCAAGGTGTTCGACCAGATTCACCGTACCGCGGAAGCATTCGCTGCCGGCGTCGCCTTCCCACAGGTGCTCGGAGCGGATGCCGACGCTGACCTTGTCGCCGACGGCGACGCCGCTGTCATCGACTTCGGTGCGGATGATCTGCTCGCCGGCGACCTTGACCGACACGCCGGTGGCGCCGGCTTCGGTAACGATGCCTTCGAGCAAATTCATTTTCGGCGAGCCGATGAAGGTCGCGACGAACAGGTTGGCCGGCTGCTGGTACAGCTCGAGCGGGCTGCCGGCCTGCTGGATGTGGCCGTCGTGCATCACGACGATCTTGTCGCCGAGCGTCATCGCTTCGACCTGATCGTGGGTCACGTAGACGATGGTCGCGGCCAGATCCTTGTGCAGCTTGGCGATCTCGAGCCGGGTCTGCACGCGCAGCGCGGCGTCGAGGTTCGAGAGCGGTTCGTCGAACAGGAAGAGCTTGGGTTTGCGCACGATGGCGCGACCGATCGCGACGCGCTGGCGCTGGCCGCCCGAGAGCTCGCGCGGCAGCCGTTCGAGCAGATGGTCGATCTTGAGGATGCCGGCCGCGTTGCGGATGCGCGCGTCGATTTCGTCCTTTTTCGCGCCGGCGAGCTTCAGCCCGAACGCCATGTTCTTATAGACGTTCATGTGCGGGTAGAGCGCGTAGCTCTGGAACACCATGGCGATACCGCGTTCGGCCGGCGGCAGTTCGTTGACGCGGGCGTGGTCGATTTCCAGATCGCCGCCGCTGATCGATTCAAGGCCGGAGAGCATGCGCAGCAGCGTCGATTTGCCGCAGCCCGACGGGCCGACCAGCACGACGAACTCGCCGTCGTTGATGTCAAGGTTGATGCCGGACAGCACGTTCTGCTTGCCGTCGTAGGATTTGGTCAGGTTCTTCAGTGCAACTTGGGACATTGGAGTTCACTCCGAATTCTTGGATCAAATAAGCGTGAGATGTCGAGTCGCCGTCGCGAGCCGGGGCAGGGCAAGGCGGCCGCAGCGCACGCAATGGGCAAGAGCCCGAAAGCCGTGCGAGCAGCGCCCACCGCAGCCATGCACCGGCGCAGCAGGCGAGGCGATCATTTCACTGCGCCCGCGGTGATGCCGCGGATCAGCTGACGCGAGGCGAACACGTACATCACCAGTACAGGCAGCACGGCGAGCGAGAGCGAGGCGAGCACGGCGTTCCAGTCGGTGACGTACTGGCCGATGAACTGCTGCACGCCGAGGGTGACGGTCTGGGTTTCTTCGCCGGGGGCGAGGATCAGCGGGAACCACAGGTCGTTCCAGATCGGCACCATCGTGAACACCGCCACGGTGGCGACCGCGGGCCGGATCAGCGGCAGGATGATCTGGAAGAAGATCTTGAATTCGCCGACGCCGTCGCAGCGCGCCGCTTCCTTCAGTTCCTTAGGCACCTGCTGGATGAACTCGCCGAGGATCATGATCGCCAGCGGCAGGCCCTGCGCCACATAAACGAGGATCAGCGCGGTCAGCGTGTTGGTCAGGTCGAGTTTGACGATCAGTTCCAGGATCGACACGGTGCCAAGGCGGATCGGCACCATGATGCCGAAGGCCATGTAGATCGCCAGTAGCTTGCTGCCGCGGAACTTGTATTCCGACAGCGCCCATGCCGCCATCGCGCCGAGCACCAGAATCAGCACCAGCGACACCAGCGTGACGGTGAGGCTGTTGCTGAAAAAGTGGATGAACGGCGACTTGGCGAGCACCTTCTCGAAGCCGATCAGCGACCAGGTTTCCATGGTCGGCAGCGACAAGGGCGAGTCGAAGATGCCGTCCTTGCTCTTCACCGAGTTGATGATGACCAGAAGGATGGGGAACAGCGCCAGCAGCGTGTAGCCGCCGAGCACCAGATGGGTGAAACCGGTGCCGGCCGCGCGGGTGACTTTGTGTTTCATGGCGGGCTCCTTAGAAACTGAACCGTTGCAGCTTGCGCTGGATGAAGTAGAAGTAGACGCCGACGCCGGAGAGGATGATCAGGAACATCGTCGTTGCCACCGCCGCGCCCATGGTCGGGCTGCCGATCTGGCTCTGGTAGCCGAAGAAGGTGCGGTAGAAGAAGGTGCCGAGCAGATCGGTGCTGTAGTTCGGCCCGGCGATCGCGCCCTTGACCGCGTAAACCAGATCGAAGGCGTTGAAGTTGCCGACAAAGGTCAGGATGGTCACGAGGCCCAACGTCGGCAGGATCAGCGGCAGGCGGATCGTCCAGAAGATGTGCCACGAGCTGGCGCCTTCGATGCGCGCGGCGTCGATGATTTCATCGGGAATCGCGATCAGCGACGCGTAGAGCAGCATCATCGGCACGCCGACGAACTGCCACACCGAGATCAAGGACAGCGTGATCAGCGCGGTGGCTTCGTCACCGAGCCAGGGGTGGAAGTAATCGGCCAGACCGACGAAACCCAGCAGCTTTTCCGAAACGCCCCACAGCGGCGAGAGGATCAACTGCCAGATGAAACCGATGATCACCACCGACAACAACGTCGGCAGGAAGATCAGCGTCTGGTAGGCCTTGGCACCACGCACGCCGTGCATCGACAGCAGCGCGGCAAGCAGCAGCGCGATCGGGTTCTGCACGAACATGACGATCAGGAAGAACTTGAAGTTGTTCGACATCGCGTTCCAGAACGCGGCCGACCAATCCGGATCGGTCAGGAGCTTGATGTAATTGGCCAGGCCGACGAAGGTCTGCTGACCGCTGTCGTGCGTGGTGAAGAACCCCAGCCTGAGCGTATCCAGCAGCGGCAGCGCGCTGAACGCGGTGTAGATCAGGAAGGCGGGGGCGAGAAAAACGGCGATATGCCAGGGAAAGGCGCGTTTCATGGCCTTACTCCGAAAAAACAGGCAAAAAAATGGCCGGCGGCAAGGTCATGGCTAGACCTTGGGCCGGCCCAACAGCTACACAGTCGAATTACAGAGGAAGAACGGTGTTACTTCTGTTGCGGCTTGTACCACTTGGCGAAGTCGCTCTGGATCTTCGCAGCAGCGTCCTTGGGCGACATCTTGCCGTTCAGATCCTGGCTGCTGACGTTCCACAGGCCGTTTTCCATGTTCGGTTCGCCACGGTTCATGATTTGCGCGTTCAGGCGGATCGTCGACGCGCAGCTCTTGCGCCAGTCGAGCATCTGCTTGGCGACCGGGTCTTTCACCGAGATCAGGTGGTTCGACAGCGAGTAGAAGCCGGTGACCTTGTTGGTGTACAGATCGGCGAATTCTTGCGAACCGAGCCAGGTCAGGAATTTGTAGGCATCTTCCTTGTTCTTGGACTTCGGGTTCACGCCCATGCCCAGGTCCGGATGATCCGAGATGTAGCACTTGTCGCCGGCCTTAGGCACAGGCGGCGGGAAGGCGCCGAACTCGAACTTGGCGTTCTGGTTGTAGTAGGAGATATCCCACGAGCCGACCGGTACCACGGCAGCCTTGCCCGAGGCGAACAGGTTCTGCGTGTCGGCGTAGGTTTGTGCCGAGTAACCCTTGGCCAGATACGGGCCCCACTTGCTCATTTCGTCCCACACGGCGACGAACTGCGGATCGGTGAACTTGGCCTTGCCGGCGATCAGCGCCTTGCGGCCTTCTTCGCCCTTCCAGTACGGCGCACCGATCGAGGTGAAGACGATCTGGTTGGCTTCCCACTGATCGGCGGTACCCAGTGCCATCGGCACCTTGCCGGCCTTCTTGGCGGCTTCCAGCACCTTGTGCAGTTCGGCCGTGGTCTTCGGCGGTTGCAGGTTCAGTTCCTGGAAAATCTTCTTGTTGTACAAGAAGCCGTGCATCACCGCGCCCATCGGCATGCAGAATGCATTCTTGCCGTCGTCGGTTTCCCACGCCACCTTGGCCGACTCGGGGAAGTTCTGCATGCCCGATTTGCCGTTCAGGTTTTCGAGGTAGCCCTTCTTGAAGAGGTCGAGCGACTTGTCGAACGGACGGCAGGTGATCAGGTCACCCGCGGTGCCGCCGGTCAGGCGCGTCTGCAGGCTGGAGTCGTATTCGGTCGGCGCGGTCGGCGCGAACTTGACCTTCACGTCCGGGTGCTTCTTGTTGAACGCCGGCAGCAGGACGTCTTCCCACAGTGCCTTGTCGTCGGTACGCCACGATTCGATGGTCAGGTTGCCGGCTTGTGCTGCGCCAGCTGCGAGCAGTGCGGCACAGAGTGCGGTGCGGATGAAGCGGTTGCCTTGCATGTATCGACCTCCTCAGGTCAGGGGGTGGTGCCCATATCTGTTATGAGGCCGGCTTGGTGCCGACCGTGGACGCACAGTAGCATCGGCGTTTTTGTGACATGTAGTCGCTGTTTCAATACAACGACTAATCGACATAAGTCATTGAATAAAAAAGAATTTGTGTTTTATTGCTCATGGCTTCGTATTACGTTTCTTTACATTGAATGTGACCTGTTTCGGTCCGGGGCCATATTTCGCGCATCATGGCCCCCTGTTGAATACCGCTGCCGTTTCGAACACAAGTTCAGCAAACGCAAGGTTTCTTTACAAAATGCGCGTCAGCCTTACTGATAAGCTGCGGCCAAACTCCGTCACGCCATGCGACTACATCTAGCGACTCTTCTTCGTTGTGCCCTGGCCGCGCTTTTGCTGGCGGCGGCACCGGCACG encodes:
- a CDS encoding YqjD family protein, producing MSSNGEAKLNQEVLLDDLRNVLAETESMLKEVAGDGSEQGRALREKIAANLSTAKQKLVETERLVADKAKVAAKATDTYVHENPWTAIGAAAGVAFVLGLLISRR
- a CDS encoding phage holin family protein, encoding MSETESAGNHASHPNVLKRLAGSALGLLHAHLGILSIEIEEARERLLKTLVLGILGAGLLLLALLAITLGAILLVPEPWRIYTVISLVLAFLLLGAGCLWYAWNGVRHAKTPFALTIEELRRDKEHFLR
- a CDS encoding GNAT family N-acetyltransferase — its product is MPEDAEGIQGLYAELVGSAEIAVQPERIAHIAGDANTALFVAEIQARICGTALVSLCNDVMFKSQPFAVVENVVVTAASRSVGVGRLLFAHIEAFCLAADCSKIMLLSSAERADAHRFFERAGFTGSTKRGFVKYRRHFSASPNQP
- a CDS encoding carbohydrate ABC transporter permease translates to MKHKVTRAAGTGFTHLVLGGYTLLALFPILLVIINSVKSKDGIFDSPLSLPTMETWSLIGFEKVLAKSPFIHFFSNSLTVTLVSLVLILVLGAMAAWALSEYKFRGSKLLAIYMAFGIMVPIRLGTVSILELIVKLDLTNTLTALILVYVAQGLPLAIMILGEFIQQVPKELKEAARCDGVGEFKIFFQIILPLIRPAVATVAVFTMVPIWNDLWFPLILAPGEETQTVTLGVQQFIGQYVTDWNAVLASLSLAVLPVLVMYVFASRQLIRGITAGAVK
- a CDS encoding ABC transporter ATP-binding protein, with the protein product MSQVALKNLTKSYDGKQNVLSGINLDINDGEFVVLVGPSGCGKSTLLRMLSGLESISGGDLEIDHARVNELPPAERGIAMVFQSYALYPHMNVYKNMAFGLKLAGAKKDEIDARIRNAAGILKIDHLLERLPRELSGGQRQRVAIGRAIVRKPKLFLFDEPLSNLDAALRVQTRLEIAKLHKDLAATIVYVTHDQVEAMTLGDKIVVMHDGHIQQAGSPLELYQQPANLFVATFIGSPKMNLLEGIVTEAGATGVSVKVAGEQIIRTEVDDSGVAVGDKVSVGIRSEHLWEGDAGSECFRGTVNLVEHLGEANYLYLTLENGQDVVVRGDGERAVHIGDKIELSAPAAAFHVFNRDGLALRRLKPGNMVAARHRAAA
- a CDS encoding ABC transporter substrate-binding protein produces the protein MQGNRFIRTALCAALLAAGAAQAGNLTIESWRTDDKALWEDVLLPAFNKKHPDVKVKFAPTAPTEYDSSLQTRLTGGTAGDLITCRPFDKSLDLFKKGYLENLNGKSGMQNFPESAKVAWETDDGKNAFCMPMGAVMHGFLYNKKIFQELNLQPPKTTAELHKVLEAAKKAGKVPMALGTADQWEANQIVFTSIGAPYWKGEEGRKALIAGKAKFTDPQFVAVWDEMSKWGPYLAKGYSAQTYADTQNLFASGKAAVVPVGSWDISYYNQNAKFEFGAFPPPVPKAGDKCYISDHPDLGMGVNPKSKNKEDAYKFLTWLGSQEFADLYTNKVTGFYSLSNHLISVKDPVAKQMLDWRKSCASTIRLNAQIMNRGEPNMENGLWNVSSQDLNGKMSPKDAAAKIQSDFAKWYKPQQK
- a CDS encoding valine--tRNA ligase — translated: MSSATEPTALEQLAKSFEPAAIEASWYPRWESANYFSPSMDMAAPSFCIQLPPPNVTGTLHMGHAFNQTIMDGLTRYHRMRGDNTLWLPGTDHAGIATQIVVERQLDAQGVSRHDLGRPAFIEKVWDWKKQSGDIITGQMRRMGASVDWGREYFTMDDKMSGTVTEVFVRLFEQGLIYRGKRLVNWDPVLGTAVSDLEVVSEEEDGHMWHINYPVVGSDEFVTVATTRPETLLGDVAVAINPEDERYQHLLGKQLELPLTGRQIPVIADEYVDAAFGTGFVKITPAHDFNDYQVGKRHDTQLINVMSLTATILPQAQVFGFDGSAHDGIELPAAYAGLSTRDARKAMLADLEAGGFLVEAKKHKLMVPRGDRTGSVIEPMLTDQWFVAMSKQDETGQSITEKALEVVENGEVQFVPGDWVNTYNAWLKNIQDWCISRQLWWGHQIPAWYDAEGKVYVARTEEEALKQSGGKPLTRDNDVLDTWFSSALVPFSSLGWPNDTNELKAFLPSSVLVTGYDIIFFWVARMIMMTKHFTGKVPFSHVYVHGLVRDGEGKKMSKSEGNVLDPVDLIDGIALEPLLEKRTTGLRRPEKAPQVAKKTEKEFPDGIPAYGVDALRFTFASLASLGRSINFDQKRCEGYRNFCNKLWNATRFVLMNVEGKDCGLTDGAELDYSFADKWIIGKLQEAEKSVTLALDTFRFDLAAQAIYEFVWNEYCDWYIELAKVSAQTGSEAQQRATRRTLIRVLEVILRMAHPIMPFITEELWQVVAPLAGKKDTESLMIAAWPIADESKIDAAAYADVEELKAIAFAARNLRGEMGLPPSTKVPMFIEGDASLARFGDYLKSLAKLSDVQVVAKLPEDDAPVAVAGTTRLMLKVEVDKAAETARLSKEIAKTEEGLAKMTAKLEKPGYIDKAPAHLVEKDRAQIAELADKLSKLQQQIAKLK
- a CDS encoding carbohydrate ABC transporter permease, with the protein product MKRAFPWHIAVFLAPAFLIYTAFSALPLLDTLRLGFFTTHDSGQQTFVGLANYIKLLTDPDWSAAFWNAMSNNFKFFLIVMFVQNPIALLLAALLSMHGVRGAKAYQTLIFLPTLLSVVIIGFIWQLILSPLWGVSEKLLGFVGLADYFHPWLGDEATALITLSLISVWQFVGVPMMLLYASLIAIPDEIIDAARIEGASSWHIFWTIRLPLILPTLGLVTILTFVGNFNAFDLVYAVKGAIAGPNYSTDLLGTFFYRTFFGYQSQIGSPTMGAAVATTMFLIILSGVGVYFYFIQRKLQRFSF